DNA from bacterium:
TGGCGCACGGCGATTTTGACTTAACGTCCAAAATCAGTACGTATGTATATTCGGTCGTACGAAATAAATGGCTCCGGGAGATCAACAAGCGAAAAATCGGAAAGACCGGCGCTATTGACGACCATCCGCTTGAAGCGGAAACAATTGACGCACTGAAATCTATTATAAACAAAGAGGAGTATAAAGTCGTTCTTGAGTGTATTCAGCAACTCGGTCCGACCTGCAAAAAGGTTCTTACATTATTTTATCTTGAAGAGAAAGGAATGGAAGAGATAGCCCGTGCGTTAAACTTTAGCAATACGGACGTGGCCAAAGCCAAAAAATGGCAATGTAAAAAAGAACTCGAAAGTTTAG
Protein-coding regions in this window:
- a CDS encoding sigma-70 family RNA polymerase sigma factor; its protein translation is MKTELPSYETATVESDQKIIERIRQGDEKVLVHLYHNNIMMVRKYILDNNGREEDAQDMLQDALIVLWENVAHGDFDLTSKISTYVYSVVRNKWLREINKRKIGKTGAIDDHPLEAETIDALKSIINKEEYKVVLECIQQLGPTCKKVLTLFYLEEKGMEEIARALNFSNTDVAKAKKWQCKKELESLVKKRFK